The Frankiaceae bacterium genomic sequence AGCTCGCGCAGCGTCGCGTCGCGGCGCGCGCCGGCGAGCTCCGCGCGGGCGCCGCGCAGCAGCCGGTCGATGAGCCTGCGCAGCTCCTCGCCGCGCGCGTACGCCGCCGCCGTCATCTCCACCGCGACCTCGGGCGGGAGCCCGGGGCCGTGGTGCTGCAACGTCCGCAGCGTCCCCATGATCACGGTCAGCGGCGTCTTCAGCTCGTGCGACACCATCGCCAGGAACATGTCCTTCGCGCGCTGCGCCTCGCGCATCGCCTCGACGGTCTTGGCATCGGTCAGCGCGAGCGAGGCGTGCTGCGCGAGCGACGTCAGCGCCTCCTGCTCGAGGACGCCGTAGTGCCTGCCTGGGACGTACGACGCCACGACGAGCGAGCCGACGACGCGGCCGTTCTCGTGGACAGGGGTCGCCATCGCCGTCGTCAGCTGCCGGTCCTTGAAGACGGGAACGGTGTTCGGCTCCGTGGCGTAGTCCTCGACGATGACGAGCCGGTTCTCGACGATGGCGCGTCCGCCGGCGCCCTGGCCGACCGGGCCGCGTTCGGCGGCCGACCAGTCCTCGTCGCTGACGCCGCAGCAGGACGCGAGGACGTACTCCGCGGGGTTGTCCGGGTCGATGAGCCGCAGGCCGCACACCTGGTCGCCGAGCAGCTCGTGCGCGCCGTGCGTGATCGCGTCGAGCACCTCCTGCAACGGCGCGCGGTGCGAGATGGAGCGCTGGATGCGGCCGAGGCGTTCGAGCAGCTTCTGACGCTCGGTCAGCAACGTCACCAGCGCGGCGCGCTCCGCCGACTGGCGCTCGGAGCGTTCGCGCAGGGCGCGTTCGCCGGCAAGGACGCGGAGCATGCGCAGCGACTGCGACAGCACCCGCGCCATGGCGCGCAGCAGCGTGACCTCGGGCACCGTGAACGACTCGCTCCCGGCCCGTACGACGAGCAGCCACGCGTCGTCCGCGTCGTCGAGGCGTGCCACGGCCGCGGCGCCGGTACCGAAGCAGGGCAGGTCCACCGCGCGCTGCTGCCAGTCCGCGCCGAGCGCGAGCAGCTCGTCCGCGGGTACGGCGCCGCGCGAGAAGCCCACGGACGCGCGCACCGCGCCGTCGAGCACCGCGACGCCGACCTCGGCCTCGAGCGCCTCCGCGACGCGTTCCGCGGCGCCGGCCAGCGCGGCCTGCTCGTCGCGGAACGACGACACGATGGCCAGGAACTCCGCGAGCTGGTGCGTCGACCAGTCGCCCGAGCTCACTGCCACGTCAGCTCACCGCCAGCACGACGAGCGTCTGGTTGTGGAACCCGCTGATGCCGTGGGTGCGCGCGATCTCGCCGTACGTGTAGAAGCCCGCGACCGGCGCGCCGCCCGCGACCTCGGCGACGCGGTCGATCTCGGCGCGGATGCCCTCGCCGAGCACCTCGCGCCGCGCGATGCAGTCGAACGCCAGCAGCCCCAGCGGCCGCGCTCCGTTCAGTGCGGACAGCGCCGCGTCGCAGGCCTTGTCGGTCGCGGCGAGCACCGAGGAGGCGTCGCCTTCCATGAACCACGTGACGCCGCCCTGCGGCACCTCCGCGATGCAGCCGATCGAACGGTCGCCGAAGTCCGCCTCCGCCACGAACCGCACCTGCGGCTCCGCCGACCGCCGAGACAGGCCGAGCGGGTGGGTCAGCGCGAACTTCGTGAACGCCGCCGGGTCGGTCCGCGCCTCCGCCGGCGCGTCGAGGCGTTCGAGGTAGACGTCGAGCGCGGGGCGGTCGTCGAGCATGTGGACGCGGTTGCCGCCGCTCTTGGTGACGAGCATCGGCTCGCCGACGGGACGCCAGCCGTGCTGCACGCCGATCCCGAACGGCGCGTCCGACGAGATCGCCGCCGCCACGATCGCGTCGCCCAGGACCTCGGTGCCGTGCAGCTGGTACGTCGTGCGCATCTTGAGGTCGTCGCCCGCGCAGCCCCCGACGAGCGGGACCGCGGCGCCGACGACGCCGTACGCGCCGCGGACGATCTCCTGCTGGTCGCCGGCGAGGCCGTCGGTGAGCAGGAGCAGGACCTGGTGCGGCTTGCCTTCGACGGGGCGCAGCGCGCCCGCGACCTCGGCGCCGGCCTCGCGCAGCCGGGCGGCGACGCCCTTGGCGGCGCGGGTCTCGACGGAGAAGCCGTCCCCGCCGAACGCCGTCACGACGACGCTCGCGTCGGCGGGCCCGTTCGTCGCGATCTCGCCGGCCGTCGAGCAGCCGATCAGCGGCGCGCCGCCGGACACCTCGGCGATGCCACGCAGCAGGGCGGAGAGGTCGTAGGAGTCGGAGCAGAAGACGACGAGCAGCTTCGGCGCCTCGCCGGTGATCGCCGCCGTGGCGGCCGCGCGCCCGGCGGCGGACGCGTCGGGGTCGGAGGACTGCCCCACGCCCATCCAGCGTCGAGTCCCCCGAACGGCTGGCACCGCGGATGCCAGAGTCGTCACCTCGTCCCTATCGACAGGTCCATGAGACAGGGCGAGGGCCAACTTGTGGAATGACCCGTCCCGGCTAGCCCGCCGTGACTCGCTCGGGCCGGGTGCGTGTGGCAACTGGCAGACTCGGGCTCGTGCCAGGCCCCTCCCCGCGCAACGCCGTCGCCGCGCTCGCCACCCTCGCCCGCGCCGGCATCCTCCGCCCGCCGCGCCCCGACCAGGCGGTCGGCATGGCCGCGGCGCTCGCGTTCTGGGGCATCACGCCGGCCGGGGGGTACGCCATGCGCGCCGTCCGCGAGCCCCGCCGCGCGGCCGTCATCGACCCCGAGGGCACCCTGACGAACGCCGACGTCGACCGGATGACGACGGCGCTCGCGGCGTACCTCCTCGAGGAGGGCATCGAGGCGGGGCAGCCGGTCGGGCTGCTCTGCCGCAACGACAGATCGTTCGTCCTCTCGCTCGTCGCGCTGGTCAAGGTCGGCGCGACCGTGGTGCTCCTCAACACCGGCTCCGCCGCGCCCGAGGTGGCCGGCGTCGTGGAGTCCGAGGGGCTCGTCGCGATCGTGCACTCGCCCTCGCTCGCCGACCGCGTGCCGGAGGGGGTGCGCGCCTACTCGGCCGGCGACTTCGCGGCGCTGGCCGAGGAGTACGGGACCGCGAGGCCGCGCGCGCCCAAGGAGCAGGCGACGTTCGTCATCCTCACCTCGGGCACGACCGGCCGGCCCAAGGGCGCCCGCCGCGCGCCGCCGACGTCGCTGGAGCCGGCCGTCGCGCTGCTGCAGGCGATCCCGTTCAAGGCACGGGAGACGACGGTGGTGGCGGCGCCGCTGTTCCACGCGTGGGGGTTCCTGCAGTGGATGGTCGGGCTGACGCTCGGCTCGACGGTCGTGCTGACGGGCTCCTTCGACGCCGAGGCGACGCTGCGCGCCGTCGAGGAGCACCAGGCGACCGCGATCGTCGCGGTGCCGGTCATGCTGCGGCGGCTGCTCGCCGTGGAGACGCCGTACGACACGTCGTCGCTCCGCGTCGTCGCTGTCAGCGGGTCGGCGCTGCCGCCGGACGTCGCGACGGCGTTCCTGGACCGGTTCGGCGACGTGCTCTACGACCTCTACGGCTCCACCGAGGTCGCGTGGGCCGCCATCGCCGGGCCATCGGACATGCGGGAGGCGCCGGGGTCGGTGGGGCGGCCGCCGTACGGCACCACGGTCGCGGTCCTCGGTGCGGACGGCGAGCCGCTGCCGACGGGCGAGACCGGGCGGATCTTCGTCGGCAGCGCCATGACCATCGAGTCGTACACCTCCGGCGACAGCAAGGAGGTGCGCGACGGGCTGGTCTCGACCGGCGACCTCGGGCACCTCGACGCCGACGGCCGGCTGTACGTCTCTGGCCGCGAGGACGACATGATCGTCTCGGGCGGCGAGAACGTCTTCCCCCAGCCGGTCGAGGACGTGCTGTCCGCGCTGCCGTCCGTCGCCGACGTGGCCGTCGTGGGCGTACCGGACGACGAGTGGGGGCAGCGGCTGCGCGCGTATGTCGTCCGCGCCGACTCCTCCCTGACGGAGGACGACGTGCGCGATGCCGTGAAGCGGTCGCTGGCCCGGCACTACGTCCCGCGTGACGTCGTCTTCACCGACGCCCTGCCGCGCAACGAGGCCGGCAAGGTCCTCAGACGGCGCCTCTGACCCAGTAGCGGTACGCCCGCCGCGCCAGCACCAGCAGCACGCCGCCCGCGACGAGCAGGAACGCGATCGTCCCCGACGCCCGCACCAGCGCCTCGA encodes the following:
- a CDS encoding GAF domain-containing sensor histidine kinase: MAVSSGDWSTHQLAEFLAIVSSFRDEQAALAGAAERVAEALEAEVGVAVLDGAVRASVGFSRGAVPADELLALGADWQQRAVDLPCFGTGAAAVARLDDADDAWLLVVRAGSESFTVPEVTLLRAMARVLSQSLRMLRVLAGERALRERSERQSAERAALVTLLTERQKLLERLGRIQRSISHRAPLQEVLDAITHGAHELLGDQVCGLRLIDPDNPAEYVLASCCGVSDEDWSAAERGPVGQGAGGRAIVENRLVIVEDYATEPNTVPVFKDRQLTTAMATPVHENGRVVGSLVVASYVPGRHYGVLEQEALTSLAQHASLALTDAKTVEAMREAQRAKDMFLAMVSHELKTPLTVIMGTLRTLQHHGPGLPPEVAVEMTAAAYARGEELRRLIDRLLRGARAELAGARRDATLRELVTHAVDGFAQLRRLTIDVLDDTDLLVDTVAFADVLGILVENAVAHSPVDAPVTVSARPCGADVRVAVSNPGAIPADVDPATLFLPFHRGGDARSSGVGLGLYIAARLADSMGGDIDVASEDGWVTFTLRVPRYVQTPALPPPAPVVALGATA
- a CDS encoding FIST N-terminal domain-containing protein, which translates into the protein MGQSSDPDASAAGRAAATAAITGEAPKLLVVFCSDSYDLSALLRGIAEVSGGAPLIGCSTAGEIATNGPADASVVVTAFGGDGFSVETRAAKGVAARLREAGAEVAGALRPVEGKPHQVLLLLTDGLAGDQQEIVRGAYGVVGAAVPLVGGCAGDDLKMRTTYQLHGTEVLGDAIVAAAISSDAPFGIGVQHGWRPVGEPMLVTKSGGNRVHMLDDRPALDVYLERLDAPAEARTDPAAFTKFALTHPLGLSRRSAEPQVRFVAEADFGDRSIGCIAEVPQGGVTWFMEGDASSVLAATDKACDAALSALNGARPLGLLAFDCIARREVLGEGIRAEIDRVAEVAGGAPVAGFYTYGEIARTHGISGFHNQTLVVLAVS
- a CDS encoding AMP-binding protein; this translates as MPGPSPRNAVAALATLARAGILRPPRPDQAVGMAAALAFWGITPAGGYAMRAVREPRRAAVIDPEGTLTNADVDRMTTALAAYLLEEGIEAGQPVGLLCRNDRSFVLSLVALVKVGATVVLLNTGSAAPEVAGVVESEGLVAIVHSPSLADRVPEGVRAYSAGDFAALAEEYGTARPRAPKEQATFVILTSGTTGRPKGARRAPPTSLEPAVALLQAIPFKARETTVVAAPLFHAWGFLQWMVGLTLGSTVVLTGSFDAEATLRAVEEHQATAIVAVPVMLRRLLAVETPYDTSSLRVVAVSGSALPPDVATAFLDRFGDVLYDLYGSTEVAWAAIAGPSDMREAPGSVGRPPYGTTVAVLGADGEPLPTGETGRIFVGSAMTIESYTSGDSKEVRDGLVSTGDLGHLDADGRLYVSGREDDMIVSGGENVFPQPVEDVLSALPSVADVAVVGVPDDEWGQRLRAYVVRADSSLTEDDVRDAVKRSLARHYVPRDVVFTDALPRNEAGKVLRRRL